The following proteins come from a genomic window of Proteinivorax hydrogeniformans:
- the spoIVA gene encoding stage IV sporulation protein A → MADFDLYRDIVERTGGNIYLGIVGPVRTGKSTFIKKFMEKLVLPNIENEGEKERAKDELPQSSGGRTIMTTEPKFIPENAVTVTINDNLHMNVKLVDCVGYTVPKAFGYSDERGERMVSTPWFEEEIPFQQAAEFGTRKVITDHSTIGIVITTDGSFSEMDRSDYIEAEERVIAELQEIDKPFIVLLNSSDPSGEHATLLKHDLEEKYGRPVVPMDVSNLSVDGINEILQEALFEFPIVEVKIKMPNWVETLEKSHWLREEFDSIVQYFMNSLDKVRDLDGGIAEVRGKEFLENISLEDVDLGTGQAKIKMDCPEELFYKITSEQTGLELKGPEDLLTQLRDLVKVNEEYKIVQGAISQAKGTGYGVVPPQLQEMSLDEPEIVRQGSRFGVKLKASAPSIHMIRVDVESEFAPVVGTEKQSEDLVNYIMDEFEENPEKIWESNIFGKSLHDLVKGGIQGKLENMPPSAQEKLQETLEKIINEGNGGLIAIIL, encoded by the coding sequence GTGGCTGATTTTGATCTTTATAGAGACATCGTCGAGCGAACTGGTGGAAATATTTATTTAGGAATTGTGGGGCCTGTTCGGACTGGTAAGTCAACTTTCATTAAGAAGTTTATGGAGAAGCTGGTGTTACCAAACATAGAAAATGAAGGTGAAAAAGAAAGGGCCAAAGACGAACTGCCTCAAAGTAGTGGTGGTAGAACAATAATGACCACAGAACCAAAATTTATCCCTGAAAATGCTGTTACAGTTACCATCAATGACAACCTACACATGAACGTAAAACTAGTGGATTGTGTGGGCTATACCGTACCTAAAGCGTTTGGTTACTCAGACGAACGAGGTGAAAGAATGGTATCAACTCCTTGGTTTGAAGAGGAAATACCTTTTCAACAAGCAGCTGAGTTCGGTACCCGTAAGGTTATCACAGATCACTCTACAATTGGTATAGTGATTACAACAGACGGTAGTTTTTCTGAAATGGATAGAAGTGACTATATTGAGGCTGAGGAAAGAGTTATCGCCGAGCTTCAAGAAATCGACAAGCCTTTCATCGTGTTACTTAACTCTTCTGATCCTTCAGGAGAACATGCAACACTTTTAAAGCATGATTTAGAAGAAAAGTATGGCAGACCTGTTGTCCCAATGGATGTTTCTAACTTGTCTGTAGACGGGATCAACGAGATATTACAAGAGGCTTTATTCGAGTTTCCGATTGTTGAAGTCAAAATCAAAATGCCAAACTGGGTAGAAACTTTAGAAAAAAGTCATTGGTTAAGAGAAGAGTTTGACTCAATAGTTCAATACTTTATGAATAGCCTTGACAAAGTAAGAGATCTAGATGGTGGTATTGCAGAAGTGAGAGGAAAAGAGTTTCTTGAAAACATTAGTCTAGAAGATGTAGACTTAGGGACTGGTCAAGCTAAGATTAAAATGGACTGCCCTGAAGAGCTATTTTATAAGATCACCTCAGAGCAAACTGGCCTAGAACTAAAGGGACCAGAAGATTTGTTAACCCAACTTCGCGACCTAGTAAAAGTAAATGAAGAATATAAGATAGTCCAGGGCGCTATATCTCAAGCAAAAGGAACAGGCTATGGCGTTGTGCCACCACAGCTTCAGGAAATGAGCCTAGATGAGCCTGAAATCGTGAGACAGGGTAGTCGTTTTGGAGTTAAGCTTAAAGCAAGCGCGCCTTCAATCCATATGATAAGGGTTGATGTAGAATCTGAGTTTGCTCCTGTTGTGGGCACAGAAAAACAAAGTGAGGACCTAGTTAACTATATAATGGATGAGTTTGAAGAAAACCCAGAAAAAATATGGGAATCCAATATTTTTGGAAAATCACTCCATGACCTAGTCAAAGGTGGAATTCAAGGTAAGTTAGAGAATATGCCACCAAGTGCACAAGAAAAACTACAAGAAACCCTAGAGAAAATAATTAACGAAGGAAATGGCGGTTTGATTGCTATAATCCTATAA
- the rnhA gene encoding ribonuclease HI, with amino-acid sequence MKKIELYTDGACSGNPGPGGYGVVLKYKDHVKELSQGYASTTNNRMELMAIIKGLQSLKESCDVEIYSDSKYIVDAINQKWVFKWKNNNWLRSKNKPALNSDLWKELLELMDKHNTEFNWVKGHAGHPENERCDKLATSAIKEPPLLEKDIV; translated from the coding sequence ATGAAAAAAATAGAACTTTACACCGACGGCGCATGTTCTGGAAATCCTGGCCCTGGTGGCTATGGGGTTGTGCTGAAGTATAAAGACCATGTAAAGGAGCTATCCCAAGGCTATGCTTCAACAACCAACAACAGAATGGAGCTTATGGCGATAATCAAAGGATTGCAATCATTAAAAGAAAGCTGCGATGTTGAAATTTATTCAGATTCAAAATATATAGTAGATGCAATCAATCAAAAGTGGGTTTTTAAATGGAAGAACAACAACTGGCTTCGATCCAAAAATAAACCCGCCCTAAACTCCGATCTGTGGAAAGAGCTACTTGAACTTATGGATAAACACAATACAGAATTTAACTGGGTCAAAGGTCATGCTGGTCACCCTGAAAACGAACGGTGTGACAAGTTGGCAACCTCTGCTATTAAAGAACCACCTTTATTAGAAAAGGATATAGTTTAG
- a CDS encoding NAD(P)H-dependent glycerol-3-phosphate dehydrogenase, which produces MKKVSVLGAGGWGTAIAISLAKDGQQVKLWTRTDKSAQNLNKTRENIKYLPGAVIPANVTISSSIEKSVLNSDIIVIVTPSSAVRRVCEKIKPVISKDTIIVTASKGFEQNTLLRMSEVIQDVLGKQQPVAVLSGPNHAEEVGREIPTATVVASSKRKTAEIVQDAFMGPKLRVYTNPDIVGVETGGALKNIIALGAGISDGLGFGDNTKSALLTRGLTEIARLGVAMGGETVTFAGLSGIGDLVATCTSTHSRNWRAGNLLGQGKTLDEILADTNMVVEGVKTARSVNHLAEKYNVEMPISKQIYKVLFEDKDPKEAVTDLMLRGKTNEMEEVVITQNAKW; this is translated from the coding sequence ATGAAAAAGGTTTCAGTTTTAGGAGCTGGAGGGTGGGGCACAGCAATAGCTATAAGTCTGGCGAAAGATGGTCAACAGGTAAAATTATGGACTAGAACTGATAAGTCAGCCCAAAACTTAAATAAAACCAGAGAAAACATCAAATATTTGCCCGGTGCTGTAATACCAGCTAACGTCACCATATCATCTTCTATTGAAAAAAGTGTTTTAAATAGTGATATAATTGTAATTGTCACTCCATCGTCTGCAGTGCGCCGTGTTTGTGAAAAAATCAAGCCAGTAATTTCAAAAGATACAATTATCGTCACTGCTTCTAAAGGTTTTGAGCAAAACACACTTCTTAGGATGTCAGAAGTTATACAAGACGTGCTAGGAAAACAGCAGCCTGTAGCAGTGCTTTCAGGACCTAATCATGCAGAAGAAGTTGGTAGAGAAATACCAACTGCAACAGTTGTTGCTTCTAGCAAAAGGAAGACAGCTGAAATTGTTCAAGATGCTTTTATGGGGCCAAAGCTTAGAGTTTATACAAACCCCGATATAGTAGGGGTGGAAACAGGTGGAGCGTTAAAAAACATAATAGCTTTAGGTGCCGGTATTTCCGACGGACTAGGGTTTGGTGACAACACAAAGTCTGCCCTTTTAACGAGAGGTCTCACAGAGATAGCTAGGTTAGGTGTGGCTATGGGTGGGGAAACGGTGACATTTGCAGGCCTTTCCGGAATTGGAGATTTAGTGGCAACCTGCACTAGTACCCACAGCAGAAACTGGAGAGCAGGTAATTTACTAGGACAAGGAAAAACATTAGATGAGATTTTAGCAGATACAAATATGGTGGTAGAGGGTGTAAAAACCGCTAGAAGTGTTAACCACCTTGCAGAAAAATATAATGTGGAAATGCCTATATCTAAACAGATTTATAAAGTTTTGTTTGAAGATAAAGACCCAAAAGAAGCAGTAACAGATTTAATGTTACGAGGGAAAACTAATGAAATGGAAGAAGTAGTCATTACTCAAAACGCTAAATGGTAA
- a CDS encoding hemerythrin domain-containing protein encodes MNAIDLMIEEHEVIKKVLSAIRKGSIKLLDKSDVDYDFFTDAIDFVRNFADKHHHGKEEDMLFSLMHEHLTDEVVKEPLSGMYAEHDLGRLFISNLEEALRMHRQGDDNARVDIIANAIGYTDLLRRHIDKEDKAIYQFALRELDDLVIKDLNTIVLNYEQENTDVVKKYHSIADELEKKVS; translated from the coding sequence ATGAACGCGATTGATTTAATGATAGAAGAACATGAGGTTATTAAAAAGGTGTTATCGGCTATACGCAAGGGTTCTATCAAGCTTTTGGACAAAAGCGATGTTGACTATGATTTCTTTACTGATGCTATTGACTTTGTAAGAAATTTTGCTGATAAGCATCATCACGGTAAAGAAGAAGATATGTTATTTTCTTTGATGCACGAGCATCTAACTGACGAGGTTGTCAAGGAACCTCTAAGTGGTATGTATGCAGAGCACGATTTGGGTAGATTGTTTATAAGTAACTTAGAGGAAGCTTTACGAATGCATAGACAAGGTGATGACAATGCGCGGGTTGACATTATTGCTAATGCTATCGGCTATACAGACCTTTTAAGAAGACATATTGACAAAGAAGATAAAGCTATATATCAATTTGCTTTGCGAGAACTAGATGATTTAGTAATTAAGGATTTAAATACTATTGTGTTAAACTATGAGCAAGAAAATACAGATGTGGTAAAAAAGTATCATAGTATAGCCGATGAATTAGAAAAAAAGGTTAGCTAA
- a CDS encoding acetylornithine/succinylornithine family transaminase, whose protein sequence is MPDTIDKTLNQYEEYVNPAMARLFKFMGLATTEEKAEGIYIYDNEGKKYIDCLGGYGSINVGHRNKEVVEAVKSQLDKMALSSKILINRPMAQLSEMLAEITPGDLKYSFICNSGTEAVEGALKLAKIATGKKEIIATKGGFHGKSLGALSATGRDLFKEPFKPLLPGFKHVPFGDIEAVKEAVSTDTAAIIIEIIQGEGGVILPPDNYIEELRKLCDKEKILLIADEVQTGMARTGKMFACEHYKITPDIICLAKALGGGIMPIGAYVATDKLWQHYIDAPMLHTSTFGGNPLACVAAMATINYIEKNNLIEDTAEKGAYFLQGLKKLQENYPELIEESRGKGLLLGLEFTKEGIGGMLMSEAIQRGLLVAYTLNNEKIIRIEPPLTITKEEIDKVLSILEESLKTTQPFAEAL, encoded by the coding sequence ATGCCTGATACTATCGATAAAACTTTAAATCAATATGAAGAGTATGTTAACCCAGCTATGGCAAGATTATTTAAGTTTATGGGACTAGCAACTACAGAAGAAAAAGCAGAAGGAATATACATCTATGACAACGAAGGCAAAAAATATATAGACTGTCTAGGGGGATATGGCTCTATTAATGTTGGCCACCGGAACAAAGAGGTAGTGGAAGCGGTAAAATCACAGTTAGATAAAATGGCGCTTTCATCTAAAATACTTATCAACAGACCGATGGCTCAACTAAGTGAAATGTTAGCAGAAATCACCCCTGGTGATCTAAAATACTCATTTATCTGCAACAGCGGCACTGAGGCTGTTGAAGGAGCGTTAAAGCTTGCTAAGATTGCTACAGGAAAAAAAGAAATTATCGCCACAAAAGGAGGGTTCCATGGTAAATCTCTAGGAGCTTTAAGTGCCACAGGAAGGGATTTATTTAAAGAACCCTTTAAGCCACTACTTCCGGGCTTTAAGCATGTTCCTTTTGGAGATATAGAGGCCGTTAAAGAGGCAGTGTCCACCGATACCGCTGCTATCATTATAGAAATAATACAAGGGGAAGGTGGGGTTATACTACCGCCAGATAATTACATAGAAGAACTTCGCAAGCTTTGCGACAAAGAAAAGATCCTGCTGATAGCTGACGAAGTTCAAACGGGAATGGCTAGAACAGGAAAAATGTTCGCCTGCGAGCATTATAAAATAACTCCCGACATTATTTGTCTAGCAAAGGCTTTAGGCGGAGGAATTATGCCAATAGGTGCGTATGTGGCTACAGATAAGCTTTGGCAACATTATATAGATGCACCTATGCTTCACACATCTACTTTTGGTGGCAATCCGCTAGCATGTGTCGCTGCCATGGCAACTATTAACTATATCGAGAAGAATAACCTTATAGAAGATACTGCAGAAAAAGGGGCATATTTCTTGCAGGGTTTAAAAAAGCTACAAGAGAATTACCCTGAGTTAATTGAAGAATCAAGAGGAAAAGGTCTGCTTTTAGGCCTTGAATTCACAAAGGAAGGTATAGGAGGAATGTTAATGAGCGAGGCTATCCAACGTGGTCTTTTAGTAGCCTATACCTTAAACAACGAAAAAATAATTCGAATAGAGCCACCGTTGACCATTACAAAAGAAGAAATAGATAAAGTGCTATCTATATTAGAAGAAAGTTTAAAAACTACTCAGCCTTTTGCTGAAGCCTTATAA
- a CDS encoding DUF3048 domain-containing protein: MRKFITVVILTTMFFFTLASGIDSHIYVNAETSSQENIDEIKEEIAEHEEMIELLNEDIDQRLRRIDELDEELSRTERELNRTELRLKQAQERLDENTEQFAGRVRSAYMRGGSSYIEILLDADNFGDLIVRLAYLTRILNRDADLIGAIREEREHIEQQQLAMEEQREKIEDRRYQMEAERRNLEEQRKTVNALLETSQENLEEELAQVPQTEPNPIYGVVYDNSPNARPQHGISQASLVYEHEVEGRATRYLALFSTLPSKVGPIRSAREHSTKLAWENDVNFVYASASRDNLERIEKWGLSRTNALYHSAFYRDSNRRAPHNLYVNLSTLNTARPSSGSVVRPGNISRQGNTGNSTSIQYSNSYRVSYQYNAKQGAYRRMINGEPHRDATGEQIWARNVIIQYTDHPTDWRRRTTPQLVGEGSIDFYSMGQHFTGTWKKDSPSSPTRFYYDDGQEIERVYGQTWVQIARP; the protein is encoded by the coding sequence ATGCGCAAATTTATAACTGTAGTTATACTCACTACCATGTTCTTTTTTACTTTAGCCAGTGGTATAGACAGTCATATTTACGTCAATGCGGAAACCTCTTCTCAGGAAAATATTGATGAAATAAAGGAAGAAATCGCCGAACATGAAGAGATGATTGAGCTGCTTAATGAAGATATCGACCAACGATTAAGACGTATTGATGAGCTAGACGAGGAGCTTTCTAGAACTGAAAGAGAGCTAAACCGAACAGAGCTAAGGCTAAAGCAAGCTCAAGAAAGACTAGATGAAAATACAGAACAGTTTGCAGGTAGAGTTCGAAGTGCATACATGAGGGGTGGTTCCTCATATATCGAAATTTTATTAGATGCCGATAATTTTGGTGACTTAATCGTTAGGTTAGCCTATTTAACTCGGATCTTAAATCGTGACGCCGATTTAATTGGCGCTATACGGGAAGAAAGAGAACATATCGAACAGCAACAGCTAGCTATGGAAGAGCAGCGAGAAAAAATTGAAGATCGCCGTTATCAAATGGAAGCTGAGAGACGCAATCTAGAGGAGCAGCGCAAGACGGTCAATGCTCTTTTGGAAACATCTCAGGAAAACCTAGAAGAAGAATTGGCTCAGGTTCCGCAAACGGAGCCTAACCCTATCTATGGGGTTGTTTATGATAATAGTCCTAACGCTAGACCCCAGCATGGTATATCACAGGCAAGTTTGGTTTATGAACATGAAGTAGAAGGTCGTGCCACCCGTTATTTAGCCCTCTTCTCTACACTTCCAAGTAAGGTTGGTCCTATACGTAGTGCTAGAGAGCACAGCACTAAACTTGCATGGGAGAACGACGTAAATTTCGTTTATGCAAGTGCTAGTAGGGATAATCTAGAAAGAATCGAAAAGTGGGGACTAAGCAGGACCAATGCCTTATATCATTCAGCTTTTTACCGCGACTCAAATAGGCGAGCTCCACATAATCTATATGTTAATCTATCAACATTAAACACCGCTAGACCTTCCTCAGGTTCGGTAGTTCGACCTGGAAATATTAGCAGGCAAGGAAACACGGGTAATTCTACGTCTATTCAATATAGTAATTCCTACCGCGTTTCATATCAGTATAATGCCAAGCAAGGTGCTTATAGAAGGATGATTAACGGCGAGCCCCATAGAGATGCCACAGGAGAGCAAATCTGGGCTAGAAACGTCATTATTCAGTACACTGACCATCCAACTGATTGGCGCAGGCGCACCACGCCTCAGCTTGTTGGAGAAGGCTCTATTGATTTTTATTCGATGGGACAGCATTTTACCGGAACGTGGAAAAAAGATAGTCCTAGCTCACCCACTCGATTTTATTATGATGATGGGCAAGAAATTGAAAGAGTTTACGGGCAAACATGGGTTCAAATTGCCCGCCCCTAA
- the ftsE gene encoding cell division ATP-binding protein FtsE — MIEIKAVSKKYDGTNALALEEMSLNLNSGDFIFLVGPSGAGKSTLIRLMFREQLPTKGNIYFDKKDIASYSQRELLEHRRKIGMVFQDYKLLKQKTVFENVAFALEVLGRPPKEINKKVNDALEKVGLSHKADKFPRELSGGQQQRVGIARAIVKDPVLILADEPTGNLDRDNALQLMQLFEKINEEGTTVVIATHAWDLVDKMQKRVVALSSGKLTRDKQGGYSHE, encoded by the coding sequence TTGATAGAAATAAAAGCTGTTAGCAAAAAATACGATGGTACTAATGCCCTAGCCTTAGAAGAGATGTCTTTAAACCTTAACTCAGGAGATTTTATTTTTTTAGTCGGGCCTAGTGGTGCTGGTAAAAGTACACTAATAAGACTTATGTTTCGAGAACAACTACCGACTAAAGGAAATATATATTTTGATAAAAAAGATATTGCATCCTATAGCCAAAGAGAGCTTTTAGAACATCGTCGTAAGATTGGGATGGTGTTCCAAGATTATAAACTGTTAAAGCAAAAGACTGTGTTTGAGAATGTGGCTTTTGCCTTAGAAGTGTTGGGGCGTCCCCCAAAGGAAATTAATAAAAAAGTTAATGATGCTTTAGAAAAGGTGGGGCTTAGTCATAAGGCAGATAAGTTTCCTAGGGAGCTTTCCGGTGGCCAACAACAAAGGGTCGGTATAGCACGTGCTATTGTAAAAGATCCTGTGCTAATTTTGGCAGATGAGCCTACAGGAAACCTAGACCGAGATAACGCTTTGCAGTTGATGCAGTTGTTTGAAAAAATTAATGAGGAAGGAACAACTGTTGTCATCGCTACTCATGCTTGGGACCTTGTTGACAAGATGCAAAAACGGGTAGTAGCGCTATCTAGCGGAAAACTGACAAGAGATAAACAAGGAGGTTATAGTCATGAATAG
- the ftsX gene encoding permease-like cell division protein FtsX has translation MNRYAFKNCIRQSITSLSRNSWLAIITSGLIAISLAILGGFLLVTLNVNQFIQDVESNVEISVFLNEGVNASEVEDRISNLEGVVSNTFVSKEDGLEDFAQTMGDPSLLRDLEGENNPLPDLFRVRISDPEKVDGIARVIEGYPEVEMVDYGEELVARLMQITSRLNSIFLIFGVSIALGAVFLIVNIIRLSVVARQDEVSVMKYMGASNGYIRFPFLLEGMVLGWVGTTVAIIVLGLIYGQVASSLTQDALTLLFQPVTDMSRLLPIFVGLIVAGTLMSGFGSFISIRKYLRV, from the coding sequence ATGAATAGGTATGCCTTTAAAAACTGTATTCGACAAAGCATTACATCTTTATCAAGAAATTCATGGCTTGCAATAATCACTTCAGGTTTGATTGCTATTTCTTTGGCTATTTTAGGTGGCTTTCTACTGGTAACTCTTAATGTAAATCAGTTTATACAAGATGTTGAGTCAAATGTTGAGATAAGTGTTTTTCTAAATGAAGGAGTTAACGCGTCAGAGGTTGAGGATAGAATTAGCAACTTAGAAGGAGTAGTAAGTAATACCTTTGTATCTAAAGAAGATGGGTTAGAAGACTTTGCCCAAACCATGGGTGATCCGTCTTTGCTAAGAGATTTAGAGGGTGAAAACAATCCACTTCCAGATTTATTTCGTGTTCGTATTAGTGACCCAGAGAAGGTGGATGGTATCGCTAGAGTTATTGAGGGGTATCCCGAGGTAGAAATGGTGGACTATGGAGAAGAGCTCGTTGCCCGCTTGATGCAAATTACCAGTCGCCTAAATTCTATATTTTTGATTTTCGGTGTTTCTATCGCCTTAGGTGCTGTATTTTTAATTGTTAATATCATAAGACTTTCTGTAGTTGCTCGTCAAGATGAAGTAAGCGTAATGAAGTATATGGGGGCTAGCAACGGATATATCCGATTCCCGTTTCTTTTGGAAGGAATGGTACTAGGTTGGGTTGGAACAACAGTTGCAATTATTGTTCTTGGCCTTATATATGGCCAGGTAGCATCCTCGCTTACTCAAGATGCCTTGACCTTACTTTTTCAGCCTGTAACTGACATGTCAAGACTTTTACCTATTTTCGTAGGTCTGATAGTGGCAGGAACTTTGATGAGTGGATTTGGAAGTTTTATTTCGATTCGCAAATATCTGCGCGTATAA
- a CDS encoding SRPBCC family protein: MPYIETSVNIETEDIDKVYKIVSDMEGYSNFMENVNSVEVLERGEDYTITHWKTELKGKPFNWKEKDIFDPNNFTITYSLVEGDLKKFEGSWRLVKEGEQVKVTLDVDFEFGVPMIASLLNPIAKIIIKQNCDDMLTAIKQEIENSSVA; encoded by the coding sequence ATGCCGTATATTGAAACCAGTGTAAACATAGAAACAGAGGATATAGATAAAGTTTATAAAATTGTTAGCGACATGGAAGGTTATTCAAACTTTATGGAAAACGTAAACTCTGTAGAAGTGCTAGAACGCGGGGAAGATTATACCATAACCCATTGGAAAACAGAGCTAAAAGGCAAGCCTTTTAACTGGAAGGAAAAAGACATTTTTGATCCAAATAACTTTACAATTACTTACTCCTTAGTTGAAGGGGATCTTAAAAAGTTTGAAGGCAGTTGGAGGTTAGTTAAAGAGGGTGAACAAGTCAAGGTTACCCTAGATGTAGATTTTGAGTTTGGGGTTCCTATGATAGCATCATTATTAAATCCAATTGCAAAGATTATAATAAAACAAAACTGCGATGATATGCTCACTGCTATCAAGCAAGAAATAGAAAATTCCTCAGTAGCTTAG
- the der gene encoding ribosome biogenesis GTPase Der, with protein sequence MGLPVVAIVGKPNVGKSTLFNRMVSERLAIVEDKPGATRDRLYSKAQWLNHNFYVVDTGGMVFEDEDTLAGEVTKQAQIAVDECDVIVYVVDGRMGVTDEDQYIASVLRKVKKPIVLAVNKIEDYKRQQSDIYEFYSLGFGALTPISAANGLGIGELFDEIVNNFPQDSVIEDDENTLKLAFIGKPNAGKSSMVNKLLGEERVIVSNIPGTTRDAIDSKFNYEDKDYILVDTAGLRRKSKVSEGIEYYSVLRAIRSIERCDVAILVVDAEQGITEQDKKIAGIAHEEGKPTIIAVNKWDLISKDDHSTKEFTKEIKRELPFLHYAPIIFVSAKTGQRVIKLIPLSEEVFEFASTRIPTSLLNEIIIEATSITPPPSDKGKRLKIMYSSQVSVNPPFFVMFVNDPELMHFSYLRFLENQLRETFGFKGTPIRIGVRQRSE encoded by the coding sequence ATGGGATTACCAGTTGTAGCTATAGTAGGAAAGCCAAACGTAGGAAAATCCACCTTATTTAATAGAATGGTCTCTGAACGCTTGGCAATAGTAGAAGACAAACCAGGAGCGACCCGGGATAGGTTATATAGCAAAGCGCAGTGGCTAAATCATAACTTCTATGTGGTGGATACCGGGGGTATGGTATTTGAGGACGAAGACACCTTAGCTGGCGAAGTTACCAAGCAAGCTCAGATAGCAGTGGATGAATGTGACGTTATTGTTTATGTAGTTGATGGCAGAATGGGTGTAACCGATGAGGATCAATATATAGCCTCTGTTTTAAGAAAAGTTAAAAAGCCTATTGTGCTAGCTGTTAATAAAATCGAAGACTATAAAAGACAGCAATCAGATATCTACGAGTTTTACTCTTTAGGCTTTGGCGCTTTGACACCAATTTCAGCTGCCAACGGTTTGGGTATAGGAGAGCTCTTCGATGAGATAGTAAATAATTTTCCTCAGGACTCTGTCATAGAAGATGATGAAAACACCTTAAAGCTTGCTTTTATTGGCAAACCAAATGCAGGAAAATCATCTATGGTAAACAAACTTTTAGGTGAAGAGCGTGTAATAGTAAGTAACATCCCTGGAACCACACGGGATGCTATTGATAGTAAGTTTAACTATGAGGATAAAGATTATATCCTAGTTGACACAGCTGGGCTTAGAAGAAAAAGTAAAGTTTCGGAAGGAATTGAATACTATAGCGTACTTAGGGCTATACGTAGTATAGAGCGCTGTGATGTAGCTATACTTGTAGTTGATGCAGAGCAGGGTATAACTGAGCAGGATAAAAAAATAGCTGGAATTGCCCATGAAGAGGGTAAACCCACTATAATTGCTGTAAATAAGTGGGACTTAATTAGTAAAGATGATCACTCAACCAAGGAATTTACAAAAGAAATTAAAAGGGAGTTACCATTTTTACACTATGCGCCTATTATTTTTGTATCCGCTAAAACAGGGCAAAGAGTTATTAAACTAATACCACTATCTGAAGAAGTATTTGAGTTTGCTTCTACTAGAATTCCCACAAGTCTATTAAACGAAATAATTATAGAAGCAACATCAATAACTCCTCCACCATCTGATAAAGGTAAGAGATTGAAAATAATGTATTCAAGCCAAGTATCAGTAAATCCGCCTTTTTTTGTCATGTTTGTGAATGACCCAGAGCTTATGCACTTTTCATACTTAAGGTTTCTGGAAAATCAATTACGTGAGACCTTCGGCTTCAAAGGTACTCCAATTAGGATAGGGGTACGTCAAAGAAGTGAGTAA
- the plsY gene encoding glycerol-3-phosphate 1-O-acyltransferase PlsY has translation MLKWLWIALSYFIGSISFAYIVAKLHSGIDIRNYGSGNAGATNVHRTLGIKAFAVVSILDILKGYFVVFIAMLITDNQLAIALSALAVILGHNWPILFNFKGGKGIASTLGVVAAFSFLAFIILVVLMAVIIYITRYMSLASLVATLSAPILIFFLSGDSYYFVGITFVLTILAWFTHRQNIIRLLDGQERKIGER, from the coding sequence ATGCTCAAATGGCTATGGATAGCTTTAAGTTACTTTATTGGATCTATTTCCTTTGCCTATATTGTGGCAAAACTTCACTCTGGTATAGATATAAGAAATTACGGTAGCGGCAATGCAGGAGCTACTAATGTACATAGAACCTTAGGAATAAAAGCATTTGCAGTAGTTTCAATACTAGATATCCTGAAAGGATATTTTGTAGTTTTTATCGCTATGCTTATAACAGATAACCAGCTTGCAATAGCTTTATCTGCTTTAGCAGTTATCCTAGGACATAACTGGCCAATTCTATTTAACTTTAAAGGAGGAAAAGGGATTGCCTCTACACTTGGAGTTGTGGCTGCTTTTTCATTTTTAGCCTTTATAATTTTGGTTGTTTTAATGGCAGTTATTATTTATATAACTAGATATATGTCTTTAGCATCCCTTGTGGCAACGTTATCCGCTCCAATTCTAATTTTTTTCTTATCAGGAGATAGCTATTATTTTGTGGGAATTACTTTTGTTTTAACAATTCTAGCGTGGTTTACCCATAGGCAGAATATTATAAGGTTATTAGATGGACAGGAAAGAAAAATTGGTGAAAGATAA